The Punica granatum isolate Tunisia-2019 chromosome 4, ASM765513v2, whole genome shotgun sequence genome has a window encoding:
- the LOC116205497 gene encoding uncharacterized protein LOC116205497 codes for MATEGTRNKFLLCNFCFRPVVDVDGVLDPATGNSRRHGNVVDNKLRRKQKQQHMNNISVSENVADNTSSPSRPRNHSLSRILKAVMFDSALTRRIRRRKSSKRKFYVTSTGQSMPTLAGGGLSHGEVKEIDPDDPHVLSSSLPSESKRTDYTADEIVSEYDSDMGTLNHGMNNEKGQLELVQGSGQKRQPTSRKLTTTAFSLLNHCGVHVFLTVLGVTVVWGKAGAILFTSIWLYSIFFQRIARRRRIGK; via the exons atggCAACGGAGGGGACGAGGAACAAGTTCCTGCTATGCAACTTCTGTTTCAGGCCAGTGGTCGATGTGGACGGGGTGCTCGACCCTGCCACCGGCAACAGCCGCCGTCACGGTAATGTTGTTGACAACAAATTACGACGGAAGCAGAAGCAGCAACACATGAACAACATTTCTGTTTCAGAAAATGTTGCGGACAACACTTCATCTCCATCACGCCCCCGGAACCACTCTCTGTCCCGCATTCTGAAGGCCGTTATGTTCGACTCCGCGCTG ACAAGGAGGATTCGGCGTCGAAAGAGCTCCAAACGCAAGTTTTATGTAACCTCCACCGGGCAGTCCATGCCTACCCTCGCAGGTGGAGGGTTAAGCCACGGAGAAGTTAAGGAGATTGACCCCGATGATCCGCATGTTCTGTCTTCGAGTCTCCCCTCGGAGTCGAAGCGCACTGACTACACAGCTGACGAAATAGTTTCGGAATATGATAGCGACATGGGCACGCTTAACCATGGGATGAATAATGAGAAAGGCCAGCTAGAGCTCGTCCAGGGCTCGGGCCAGAAGAGGCAGCCGACCAGCAGGAAGCTAACCACCACGGCCTTCTCCCTCCTTAACCACTGCGGTGTCCATGTGTTCCTCACAGTGCTAGGGGTGACGGTAGTCTGGGGTAAAGCCGGTGCGATCCTATTCACGTCAATCTGGCTGTACTCCATCTTCTTCCAGAGGATCGCCAGACGCCGCAGGATAGGGAAGTAG
- the LOC116202772 gene encoding G-type lectin S-receptor-like serine/threonine-protein kinase At2g19130, giving the protein MDIENNPWFQLPLLLLCFCLCICPSLGADTIAANETLSGDQTLVSSGGNFKLGFFRPGNSSYWYVGILYNKVSVPTVAWVANREKPIFDRFSAQLKISDGNLVIVNGSQSPVWSTNLTSPCSSSVKAVLRDDGNFALMDGPNSSQIIWQSFDHLANTWLPGAKLGINKRTNTSQLLTSWKNHEDAAPGPFSLRLQPSSEYYIWWKMSEHYWTSGPWDPKARIFSLVPEMLRNYIYNFSYVDNENESYFTYSVYNNSIQSRFIMDFSGQVKHLTWLEGTKQWNLFKSEPRQMCEVYGLCGPFGVCSESTDNFCQCLHGFTQTSPNEWNLSDWSGGCRRTTNLNCGNNTTVNSQKDRFHTLSYMNPPDDPQTPEVGSEKQCEAACLDHCNCTAYAYEGSTCSIWMGDLFNVQQYNPGDSNGKTLYLRLAASEVPDSPKKNNTGAIAGSVGAAVVALLVIVLLGAWRWRSRGGRTKSAEGSLLAFGYRDLQAATKNFSERLGGGGFGSVFKGTLPDSTIVAVKKLESVSQGEKQFRTEVSTIGTIQHVNIVRLRGFCSEGNKKLLVYDYMQNGSIDAHLFSQESKVLDWNTRYQIALGTARGLTYLHEKCRDCIIHCDIKPENILLDMEFCPKVADFGLAKLMGREFSRVLTTMRGTRGYLAPEWISGVAITAKADVYSYGMMLFEFVSGKRNSEQSDDGKVHFFPTWAAKKLTEGGDLLELLDPRLGRDADMEKLTRVCRVACWCVQDEERDRPSMGQVVQILEGVLDVNMPRIPWSLQAFADNQEQIVFFTESSSSGQSSQAKSNTSTASSQNKSTTSTNSNTEAGIS; this is encoded by the coding sequence ATGGATATTGAAAACAATCCATGGTTTCAGCTTCCTCTGCTCTTGCTCTGCTTTTGTCTCTGCATCTGTCCGTCTCTTGGAGCTGACACCATAGCCGCAAACGAGACTCTCTCAGGTGATCAAACCTTGGTCTCCTCCGGTGGGAACTTCAAGCTGGGATTCTTCAGGCCAGGTAATTCCTCCTACTGGTACGTCGGAATCTTGTACAACAAAGTCAGTGTCCCGACTGTAGCTTGGGTGGCCAACCGGGAGAAACCGATTTTTGATCGGTTTTCCGCTCAACTGAAGATTTCAGATGGGAATCTTGTGATCGTCAACGGTTCCCAATCACCCGTGTGGTCGACAAATCTCACCTCGCCCTGTTCGAGCTCCGTGAAAGCGGTTCTTCGCGATGACGGGAACTTTGCCTTGATGGATGGGCCGAATTCATCTCAGATCATATGGCAGAGCTTCGACCACCTGGCGAACACGTGGCTCCCCGGCGCTAAACTCGGGATTAATAAGCGCACAAACACGAGTCAGCTCCTCACATCATGGAAGAATCACGAGGATGCTGCGCCGGGTCCTTTCTCCCTTCGGCTGCAACCTTCCAGTGAGTACTACATATGGTGGAAAATGTCGGAACATTACTGGACCAGTGGACCATGGGACCCTAAAGCCAGGATCTTCAGCCTGGTCCCGGAGATGTTGCGGAACTACATTTACAACTTCAGCTACGTGGACAACGAAAATGAGAGCTACTTCACTTACTCGGTGTATAACAATTCTATCCAGTCGAGGTTTATCATGGATTTCTCCGGGCAGGTCAAGCATTTGACGTGGTTGGAAGGGACCAAGCAGTGGAACCTTTTCAAGTCAGAGCCCAGGCAGATGTGTGAGGTTTATGGGCTCTGTGGGCCCTTCGGGGTCTGCAGTGAGAGCACAGATAACTTCTGCCAGTGCTTGCACGGTTTCACTCAGACCTCTCCCAATGAATGGAACTTGAGCGACTGGTCTGGCGGCTGCAGGAGAACTACCAATTTGAACTGTGGAAACAACACAACAGTTAATTCGCAGAAAGATCGTTTTCATACCTTGTCTTACATGAACCCGCCTGATGATCCACAGACTCCCGAGGTTGGTAGCGAAAAGCAGTGTGAAGCAGCTTGTTTAGACCATTGCAATTGCACGGCTTATGCTTACGAAGGCAGCACATGTTCAATTTGGATGGGGGATCTCTTCAACGTGCAGCAATATAATCCGGGAGACAGCAATGGAAAGACCTTGTATCTTCGTCTAGCAGCTTCAGAGGTTCCCGACTCAcctaagaaaaataatacGGGTGCTATTGCGGGCTCTGTTGGAGCTGCAGTAGTTGCTCTATTGGTGATTGTCCTTCTAGGAGCTTGGAGGTGGAGAAGTAGGGGTGGGCGGACAAAGTCTGCGGAGGGCTCGTTGTTGGCGTTTGGGTACAGAGATCTGCAGGCGGCGACGAAGAACTTCTCAGAGAGGTTGGGTGGGGGAGGTTTTGGTTCAGTCTTTAAGGGAACTCTGCCCGACTCAACCATCGTAGCTGTCAAGAAGCTAGAGAGTGTGAGCCAAGGAGAGAAGCAGTTCCGAACAGAAGTGAGCACGATCGGGACAATCCAACATGTGAATATCGTGAGGCTCCGAGGATTCTGCTCCGAAGGGAACAAGAAACTATTGGTTTATGACTATATGCAAAATGGATCCATAGACGCCCATCTCTTTTCCCAAGAGTCGAAGGTCCTAGATTGGAATACGAGATACCAAATTGCACTGGGAACTGCAAGAGGATTGACTTATCTCCATGAAAAGTGCAGAGATTGCATCATACATTGCGACATAAAGCCAGAGAACATCCTCCTGGATATGGAATTCTGCCCGAAAGTGGCTGACTTCGGGCTCGCCAAGCTCATGGGCCGAGAATTCAGCCGTGTCCTCACCACCATGAGAGGGACGAGGGGCTACCTCGCTCCTGAATGGATCTCGGGGGTGGCAATAACTGCCAAGGCTGACGTCTACAGCTACGGGATGATGCTTTTTGAGTTTGTCTCAGGGAAAAGAAACTCTGAGCAATCTGATGATGGAAAAGTGCATTTCTTCCCAACATGGGCTGCCAAAAAGCTCACTGAGGGAGGTGATCTCCTTGAACTTTTGGACCCGAGATTGGGGAGGGATGCTGACATGGAGAAGCTGACCCGAGTGTGCAGGGTGGCCTGCTGGTGCGTGCAGGACGAGGAGCGTGATCGACCTTCGATGGGACAGGTGGTTCAGATCCTCGAAGGGGTTCTGGATGTTAACATGCCTCGAATCCCATGGTCGCTCCAAGCGTTTGCTGATAATCAAGAACAAATTGTTTTCTTCACGGAGTCATCCTCGTCGGGACAGAGCTCACAGGCAAAGAGCAATACCTCGACCGCTTCCTCTCAAAATAAAAGCACTACTTCAACGAATTCCAACACGGAAGCAGGCATAAGCTAG